The Sphaerospermopsis torques-reginae ITEP-024 genome has a window encoding:
- a CDS encoding hybrid sensor histidine kinase/response regulator, giving the protein MTTDKELEIQMQFLEEATDYLNTLESILLELDTSKHLDVDKINAAMRSAHSIKGGAAMMGFKVLSNLAHRLEDSFKVLKTRKKSLEIDTHLQSLLLSGVDWLRQIVELLSERKSLDDKWLKTFCYPIFDELHERLGDPSPEDITTMLSPEDGQEIIPLLFETEVEECLQTLEQTLESLSANSSTNDLYSQVEVMATELGGLGEMLELPAFTQLCESVRQHLKTDADRCVEIAQLALQAWRRSQALVLTNQRDRIPANIKLGELGEVVVNPIPPQVNTSKIPTENQENTLVAELVLEAVIPDLAALEIELPPEINAVEFPDPNVAFTQETPALDYKNFDRKSEISGVNKDKEIHENTVRVPSKQLEEINDLFGEIIIQRNGLNSQLERLRKLVLGLSQRVQTLHQENQEVRAVYEKIISEDVNSGVSTSAETMRETETLDRYQKLNLLSQDVMETIVQVAEVASDIQLSIDDTDQIARKLNKTSKQVQRKLTQVRMRPLSDLVERFPRAIRDLNVEYGKNVQLKIEGGKTLIERSILEALNEPLMHLLRNAFDHGIEDTATRRNLGKPEQGLIKIKGFHRSDRTIITISDDGRGISLEKIRQRAVTMGLDTTLIATASEDELLSLIFEPGFTTSEKVTALSGRGVGMDVVRNNLQLVRGDIKVDTQAGIGTTFTLSVPFTLSVARVLLVESDTANNSHHRMVLAFPTDVVAEIFLLDNEQVFSMDGGEFLKWQDTMLPLMRLGNYFEFNCSHYHHLEIESPTGINASSVLIIKHDHQPIAVQIDRCWGEQEVAIRQVEGNIPLPDGFSNCTMLGDGRVVPLVNTNELISWVTNNQRPHKTNKLPTTKLKTAFLKPQKPKLIARKNHQKGMILIVDDSINVRRYLALTLEKGGYQVEQAKDGQDAWEKLESGLKVQAVICDIEMPRLDGYSFLERVKSHGDLKSIPVAMLTSRSSNKHRQLAMQLGARAYFSKPYNEQDLLRTLEDMIFRIAETGTVNN; this is encoded by the coding sequence ATGACTACAGATAAAGAACTAGAAATTCAAATGCAGTTTTTGGAGGAAGCAACTGATTATTTGAATACCTTAGAAAGTATTTTGCTGGAACTAGATACAAGTAAACATCTAGATGTAGATAAGATTAATGCTGCTATGCGATCCGCCCATTCTATTAAAGGTGGTGCGGCGATGATGGGTTTTAAAGTTTTGAGTAATTTGGCTCATCGTTTGGAAGATTCTTTTAAGGTTTTAAAAACTCGGAAAAAATCTTTAGAAATTGATACTCATTTACAAAGTTTATTATTATCTGGAGTTGATTGGTTACGGCAAATTGTAGAATTATTATCAGAGAGAAAATCTCTAGATGATAAATGGTTAAAAACTTTTTGTTATCCGATTTTTGATGAACTGCATGAGCGTTTGGGTGATCCTTCTCCAGAGGATATTACTACCATGCTCTCACCAGAAGATGGTCAAGAAATTATTCCTTTGCTGTTTGAAACAGAAGTAGAAGAATGTTTGCAAACTTTAGAACAAACTTTAGAATCTTTATCAGCAAATAGTTCTACAAATGATTTATATTCGCAAGTAGAAGTGATGGCTACAGAGTTGGGTGGTTTGGGTGAAATGTTGGAGTTACCTGCTTTTACTCAGCTTTGTGAGTCGGTGCGTCAACATTTAAAAACTGATGCTGATCGCTGTGTGGAAATTGCTCAGTTAGCATTGCAAGCATGGAGGCGATCGCAAGCTTTAGTATTAACAAATCAACGGGATAGAATACCAGCCAATATTAAGTTAGGTGAGTTAGGTGAAGTAGTTGTTAATCCTATTCCCCCACAGGTTAATACTAGTAAAATTCCCACAGAAAATCAAGAGAATACCTTAGTAGCAGAATTAGTATTAGAAGCAGTAATTCCTGATTTGGCAGCTTTAGAAATAGAATTACCACCAGAAATTAATGCTGTCGAGTTTCCTGATCCCAATGTAGCATTTACACAAGAAACTCCGGCTTTAGACTATAAAAATTTTGACCGCAAAAGCGAAATCAGTGGAGTTAATAAAGATAAAGAAATTCATGAAAATACAGTTAGAGTTCCTAGTAAACAATTAGAAGAAATTAATGATTTATTTGGGGAAATTATCATACAGCGTAATGGTTTAAATTCTCAATTAGAAAGATTACGTAAACTGGTTTTAGGACTAAGCCAACGAGTGCAAACGTTGCATCAAGAAAATCAAGAAGTGCGTGCAGTTTATGAAAAAATCATTAGCGAAGATGTAAATTCTGGAGTATCAACATCAGCAGAGACGATGAGAGAAACAGAAACATTAGATCGCTATCAAAAATTAAACTTGCTTTCTCAGGATGTGATGGAAACTATTGTTCAGGTAGCAGAAGTTGCCAGTGATATTCAACTCAGTATTGATGATACAGATCAAATTGCTCGGAAGTTGAATAAAACATCAAAGCAAGTCCAGAGAAAATTAACGCAAGTGCGAATGCGTCCTTTATCTGATTTAGTTGAACGTTTTCCTAGAGCAATTCGTGATTTAAATGTTGAGTATGGTAAAAATGTACAGTTAAAAATTGAAGGTGGGAAAACCTTAATTGAACGTAGTATTTTAGAAGCTTTGAACGAACCTTTAATGCACTTATTACGTAATGCTTTTGATCATGGAATTGAAGATACTGCTACCCGTCGGAATTTAGGAAAACCAGAACAAGGATTGATAAAAATTAAAGGATTTCATCGTAGCGATCGCACAATTATTACTATCAGTGATGATGGTAGAGGTATTTCTCTAGAAAAAATTCGCCAGCGTGCTGTAACTATGGGTTTGGATACCACATTAATAGCTACTGCAAGTGAAGATGAACTATTATCACTAATTTTTGAACCTGGTTTTACCACTTCTGAAAAAGTGACAGCTTTATCTGGCCGTGGTGTGGGAATGGATGTAGTTCGCAATAACTTACAATTAGTGCGGGGTGATATTAAAGTTGATACACAAGCTGGAATTGGCACAACTTTTACTTTATCAGTGCCATTTACCCTTTCAGTTGCACGAGTTTTATTAGTAGAAAGTGATACTGCTAACAACTCCCATCATCGCATGGTTTTAGCATTTCCTACAGATGTAGTTGCGGAAATCTTTTTATTAGATAATGAGCAAGTTTTTTCAATGGATGGTGGAGAATTTCTTAAATGGCAAGATACCATGTTACCTTTAATGCGTTTGGGTAATTATTTTGAATTTAATTGTTCTCACTATCATCATTTAGAAATCGAAAGTCCAACAGGAATAAATGCTAGTAGTGTATTAATAATCAAACATGATCATCAACCAATAGCTGTACAAATAGATCGTTGTTGGGGTGAACAAGAAGTAGCAATACGTCAAGTTGAAGGAAATATACCTTTACCTGATGGTTTTAGTAACTGTACAATGCTTGGTGATGGTCGAGTAGTACCATTAGTAAATACTAATGAGTTAATCTCTTGGGTGACAAATAATCAACGTCCTCATAAAACTAATAAATTACCGACCACAAAATTAAAAACAGCTTTTCTCAAACCACAAAAACCCAAACTCATAGCTAGAAAAAATCATCAAAAAGGCATGATTTTAATTGTTGATGATTCGATTAATGTGCGACGTTATTTAGCTTTAACCTTGGAAAAAGGAGGGTATCAGGTTGAACAAGCTAAAGATGGTCAAGATGCTTGGGAAAAGCTAGAAAGTGGTTTAAAAGTGCAAGCGGTAATTTGTGATATTGAAATGCCTCGTCTTGATGGTTATAGCTTTTTAGAACGGGTAAAATCTCATGGGGATTTAAAAAGTATTCCCGTTGCCATGTTGACTTCTCGTAGTAGTAATAAACATCGTCAACTAGCCATGCAGTTAGGAGCGCGGGCGTATTTTTCTAAACCTTATAATGAACAAGATTTATTGAGAACATTAGAAGATATGATTTTTAGAATCGCGGAAACGGGAACTGTTAATAATTAA
- a CDS encoding methyl-accepting chemotaxis protein, translating into MFNKTDTAQTGDPKKKASIKTLSPMKDKRKEVIEQEHIKTTNKYFANNIIKYLQQLKLSTKALIFSIAIGTLPVLGIGIIAYSFGSNLISKQIIKTQENQLISLGDIINLFLLARYGDIQILSTLPFLTNAEVSKSTTLAEKQTVLNRFITAYQGYDHLAVFDLNGRVIIQSQGETSSQEKNLKYFQEVIQKNAPVISQPETLQNNVVVIYIAAPVKDVATGKVIAVVRTRISIQRLIEAIKNYVDNNKDYYLVDNEGKFFLSLQRELLGQKATVIYPGLADLLNSEKVENSRGVRTIHQTPQLVSYAPLEKLEGLPELNWQLILAENAGIAFGLQRQFLKLIANITIFIALVMTLLVAWLAKSMSKQNSAELVGIEKTTENESENLLEFQKIAELPEELPTDGEGNIQANQEFIQECIQESINESISEEKEQQKDTLHLQIVQLISQVESAAKGNLKVQAEVQDGEIGTIANVFNSILESLRDIVTQVKQNASQINRDISLNQDSINNLAESAITQVEEINRTLATVEQMTKSIQALADGAQEITAIANHANHNANKSGRAMDLTVENILSLQETVGETAKKVRHLGESSQQISRVVSLINQIAIQTNLLAINAGIEAARAGEEGQGFAVVAEEVGELATRSAAATQEIEQIVEQIKRDTDEVVKAMEVGTNQVIQSTQIAADAKQSLSEIVDISQQIDAFVKSIYTASVSQVETSEVINQLMKDVLAISQRTSESCRQISTSLQKTADISQQLEKQVETFKVN; encoded by the coding sequence ATGTTTAATAAAACTGACACTGCTCAGACTGGTGATCCCAAGAAAAAAGCATCTATTAAGACATTATCGCCCATGAAAGATAAGAGAAAAGAAGTTATTGAACAGGAACACATAAAAACAACTAATAAGTATTTTGCTAATAATATAATTAAATATTTACAGCAACTAAAATTAAGTACAAAAGCATTAATTTTTTCCATTGCTATAGGTACATTGCCAGTATTGGGAATTGGCATAATCGCTTATAGCTTTGGTAGCAATTTGATTAGTAAGCAAATTATCAAAACTCAAGAAAATCAATTAATTAGTTTAGGTGATATTATTAATCTGTTTCTGTTGGCAAGATATGGAGATATTCAAATTCTCTCAACTTTGCCATTTTTGACTAATGCGGAAGTTAGTAAAAGTACCACTCTTGCCGAAAAACAAACTGTATTAAACCGTTTCATTACAGCCTATCAAGGTTATGATCATCTGGCGGTTTTTGACTTGAATGGAAGAGTGATTATCCAATCTCAAGGTGAAACCAGTAGTCAGGAAAAAAACTTGAAATATTTTCAAGAGGTTATACAAAAGAATGCTCCTGTTATTAGTCAACCAGAAACATTACAAAATAATGTAGTAGTGATTTATATTGCTGCTCCTGTGAAAGATGTAGCTACAGGAAAAGTGATTGCTGTAGTGCGAACACGCATATCCATCCAACGATTAATAGAAGCAATAAAAAATTACGTAGATAATAACAAAGATTATTATTTAGTTGATAATGAGGGAAAATTTTTTCTCAGTCTCCAGAGGGAGTTATTAGGTCAAAAAGCTACAGTAATATATCCTGGGTTAGCTGACTTGCTGAACAGTGAAAAGGTGGAAAATTCTAGAGGAGTGCGGACTATTCATCAAACGCCACAATTGGTTAGTTATGCACCGTTAGAAAAATTAGAAGGTTTACCAGAACTCAATTGGCAATTAATTTTAGCTGAAAATGCTGGAATTGCTTTTGGACTGCAAAGACAATTTCTCAAGCTGATTGCTAATATCACAATATTCATAGCATTGGTGATGACATTGCTGGTAGCTTGGTTAGCAAAGAGTATGAGCAAGCAAAATTCTGCTGAGTTAGTAGGGATAGAAAAAACCACTGAGAATGAAAGTGAGAATCTCCTGGAATTTCAGAAAATTGCCGAATTACCTGAAGAATTACCTACTGATGGGGAAGGTAATATTCAGGCGAACCAAGAATTTATCCAAGAATGTATCCAAGAATCTATAAACGAATCTATATCTGAGGAAAAAGAGCAGCAAAAAGATACTCTACATTTACAAATTGTGCAATTAATTAGTCAGGTAGAAAGTGCGGCTAAAGGTAACTTAAAAGTACAGGCTGAAGTGCAAGATGGGGAAATTGGTACTATTGCTAATGTCTTTAATTCTATTTTAGAAAGCCTCCGAGATATTGTTACCCAAGTCAAACAGAATGCTAGTCAAATTAATAGAGATATTAGCTTAAATCAAGACTCTATCAACAATTTAGCAGAGTCAGCTATTACACAAGTTGAAGAAATAAACCGCACCTTGGCCACAGTTGAGCAAATGACCAAATCTATCCAAGCTTTAGCGGATGGCGCTCAAGAAATTACTGCTATTGCTAATCATGCTAACCACAACGCTAACAAAAGTGGAAGAGCAATGGATTTGACAGTAGAAAATATTTTATCTTTGCAAGAAACCGTGGGTGAAACTGCTAAGAAAGTTAGGCATTTGGGAGAATCTTCTCAACAAATTTCTCGTGTGGTTTCTTTAATTAACCAAATTGCGATTCAAACTAATTTGTTGGCGATTAATGCTGGTATTGAAGCGGCACGTGCAGGAGAAGAAGGTCAAGGTTTTGCTGTTGTTGCCGAAGAGGTAGGGGAGTTAGCAACACGCAGTGCGGCTGCTACTCAAGAAATTGAGCAAATTGTCGAGCAAATTAAACGAGATACAGATGAAGTTGTGAAAGCTATGGAGGTGGGGACAAATCAGGTGATTCAAAGTACGCAAATTGCCGCAGATGCCAAGCAGAGTTTAAGCGAAATTGTAGATATTTCCCAACAAATAGATGCTTTTGTCAAGTCAATTTATACGGCTTCAGTTTCTCAGGTAGAAACATCAGAGGTGATTAACCAATTAATGAAAGATGTGCTGGCTATTTCACAACGTACTAGCGAGTCTTGCCGACAAATTTCTACATCTTTACAAAAAACTGCGGATATTTCCCAGCAATTAGAAAAACAGGTTGAGACTTTTAAAGTCAATTAA
- a CDS encoding chemotaxis protein CheW → MSNSKQTVYYQTIQNSLGDSYLQFQINQQTTAVLSVAHTQEAIIVPVESVTSMPNMPACILGLMNWRSRVIWVIDLPKMFNLEGLDHRLRKYNIIVIKVESKLLGLVVQEIKGTTKLMADDIHSPVGQVAASLVPYLCGCVEQKEEILLVLDAHNIVNYSHGGSD, encoded by the coding sequence ATGAGCAATTCTAAACAAACCGTGTATTATCAAACCATTCAAAACTCTTTGGGAGATAGCTATCTTCAATTTCAAATCAATCAACAAACTACCGCTGTCTTATCCGTCGCTCACACCCAAGAAGCAATTATTGTACCCGTTGAATCTGTAACATCTATGCCTAATATGCCAGCCTGTATATTAGGATTGATGAATTGGCGTAGTCGCGTAATTTGGGTAATTGATTTGCCAAAAATGTTTAATTTAGAAGGTTTAGATCATCGCCTGAGAAAGTATAATATTATCGTGATCAAAGTGGAATCAAAGCTTTTAGGTTTAGTTGTGCAAGAAATTAAAGGTACGACTAAATTGATGGCTGATGATATACATTCTCCTGTGGGACAAGTGGCGGCTAGTTTAGTGCCTTATTTATGTGGCTGCGTGGAACAAAAAGAAGAAATATTGTTGGTATTAGATGCACATAATATTGTAAATTATTCTCATGGGGGCAGTGATTAG
- a CDS encoding response regulator: MMTTPLGSYRLFNKLHPLSLLAQLSTKKVTGCLNVFTELVSWSIYLEEGKLIYATYSDKLFERLESHLQRLNQEIPAFNNVTYEQMGLIYQYDNNCQLIPNADYHAIGWLVNQNYITPQQAGMLIEELAKEVLESFISLKEGNYKLNPDNSLNELPKYCHLDLQLIVEHCQKQLRYRQQIESKKLSNSSLTKQTTSAPKTEDKLEDKSAKFATIERNFHNNSPSALSDKLYTIACIDDSQTVLNSIRHFLDEKMFYVVMINDPIKALMQIIRSKPDLILLDVEMPNLDGYELCSLLRKHSAFKNTPIIMVTGRKGFVDKAKAKIVRSSGYLTKPFTRSDLLKMVSKYIG, from the coding sequence ATGATGACAACTCCTCTAGGTAGTTACAGGTTGTTTAACAAACTACATCCATTATCTCTGTTGGCACAGTTAAGCACAAAGAAAGTAACAGGTTGTTTAAATGTATTTACTGAATTAGTTTCTTGGTCAATTTATTTAGAAGAAGGTAAATTAATTTACGCTACTTATTCAGATAAACTATTTGAACGTCTGGAGAGTCACTTACAACGTTTGAATCAGGAAATTCCTGCTTTTAACAATGTAACTTATGAACAGATGGGTTTGATATATCAGTATGACAATAACTGTCAATTGATACCAAACGCTGACTATCATGCGATTGGCTGGCTAGTAAATCAAAATTATATTACCCCTCAACAAGCAGGGATGTTAATAGAAGAACTGGCCAAAGAAGTGCTAGAGTCTTTTATTTCCTTAAAAGAAGGTAACTATAAACTTAATCCTGATAATTCCTTAAATGAACTACCAAAATACTGTCATCTGGATTTGCAATTAATAGTAGAACATTGTCAGAAACAGTTACGTTATCGGCAACAAATTGAGTCCAAAAAATTATCTAATAGCAGTTTAACAAAACAAACAACATCTGCACCAAAAACAGAAGATAAATTAGAGGATAAATCAGCAAAATTTGCCACTATTGAAAGGAATTTTCATAACAATTCGCCATCTGCTTTGAGTGATAAATTATATACAATTGCCTGTATTGATGATAGCCAAACAGTGTTAAATTCTATTAGACATTTTTTAGATGAAAAAATGTTTTACGTTGTCATGATTAATGATCCAATTAAAGCTTTAATGCAAATCATTAGAAGCAAACCAGACTTAATTTTGCTAGATGTGGAAATGCCTAATTTAGATGGTTATGAACTATGTTCATTATTACGGAAGCATTCAGCATTTAAAAATACACCCATTATTATGGTTACTGGTAGAAAAGGATTTGTGGATAAAGCCAAGGCGAAAATTGTCAGGTCATCTGGCTATTTAACTAAGCCTTTTACAAGATCAGATTTGCTGAAAATGGTATCTAAATACATTGGTTAA
- the alr gene encoding alanine racemase: MFSSKQTPSFADSEECNTYAWFSQRAWVEIDLGALSDNVKQLVRFLSPRTQLMAVVKADAYGHGAVTVAKTALEAGASWLGVATVPEGIQLREGGIKAPILILGATNTAEQIHAIAHWKLQPTLCSPKQALIFSNTLEAIKYNSPLAVHIKLDTGMSRLGTDWQQAGDFVQLVQGLPHLDIASIYSHLATADSPDPAIMEEQHRRFEEAIAQIKFRGIKIPSLHLANSAATLADPRLHYDMVRAGLAIYGLYPAPHLQNQIKLRPVLQLKARVTHVKSIAAGTGVSYGHKFIAPREMRIAVVGIGYADGVPRSLSQQMQVLLRGQRLQQIGTITMDQLMMDVSSIPDVQEGEIVTLLGEQGRETITADDWANQLNTISWEILCGFKHRLPRVGVM, encoded by the coding sequence ATGTTTAGTAGCAAACAAACCCCTAGTTTTGCTGATAGTGAAGAGTGCAATACTTACGCTTGGTTTTCTCAACGTGCTTGGGTGGAAATTGATTTAGGGGCGTTGTCCGATAATGTCAAGCAATTAGTAAGATTTTTATCACCACGTACACAGTTAATGGCAGTGGTAAAAGCTGATGCCTATGGACATGGGGCGGTAACAGTTGCTAAAACTGCGTTAGAAGCGGGTGCAAGTTGGTTGGGTGTAGCGACAGTTCCCGAAGGGATTCAATTACGGGAAGGTGGGATCAAAGCACCAATTTTAATTTTAGGAGCAACCAATACAGCAGAACAAATTCATGCGATCGCTCATTGGAAACTGCAACCCACACTTTGCAGTCCTAAACAAGCTTTAATATTTTCAAACACATTAGAAGCAATTAAATATAATTCTCCCTTAGCTGTACACATCAAATTAGATACAGGAATGTCTAGATTAGGTACTGATTGGCAGCAAGCTGGTGATTTTGTGCAGTTAGTACAAGGATTACCACATTTGGACATTGCCAGTATTTATTCTCATCTAGCTACAGCAGATAGTCCTGATCCGGCGATTATGGAAGAACAGCATAGAAGATTTGAGGAAGCGATCGCCCAAATCAAATTTAGAGGTATCAAAATTCCCAGTTTGCATTTAGCCAACTCAGCCGCTACCCTGGCAGATCCCAGATTACACTATGATATGGTGCGTGCAGGTTTAGCCATTTACGGACTTTATCCTGCTCCCCACCTGCAAAATCAAATCAAACTGCGACCGGTTTTACAACTTAAAGCCAGAGTTACCCATGTAAAATCAATTGCTGCCGGAACTGGCGTTAGTTATGGTCATAAGTTTATCGCACCCAGAGAAATGCGGATTGCAGTAGTGGGTATTGGTTATGCGGATGGAGTTCCCCGCAGTCTTTCCCAACAAATGCAAGTTTTACTGCGTGGCCAGCGTTTGCAGCAAATTGGCACAATTACAATGGATCAATTAATGATGGATGTTAGTTCTATTCCCGATGTGCAGGAAGGGGAAATAGTCACCTTATTGGGAGAACAGGGAAGAGAAACAATCACCGCTGATGATTGGGCAAATCAATTAAATACTATTTCGTGGGAGATTCTCTGCGGCTTCAAGCATCGTCTACCCCGTGTTGGTGTAATGTAG
- a CDS encoding HNH endonuclease, protein MGKVLVLNASYEPLNITSWRRAIVLLIKGKAEHVEHNGKFLYSDFPLPTVIRLRHYVRVPYKEIPLTRRNILHRDGHTCQYCGYTGEELTLDHVMPRSRGGGDTWENIVTACVRCNVKKGCRTPQEARMPLRHPPRQPYSSLYFEVTKHLKSGLHQEWQKYVIGL, encoded by the coding sequence ATGGGGAAGGTTTTAGTCCTGAACGCCTCCTACGAACCGCTCAACATCACGAGTTGGCGACGTGCCATAGTTTTGTTGATAAAAGGCAAGGCAGAACACGTAGAACACAACGGTAAATTCCTCTACTCGGATTTTCCTCTGCCAACCGTAATCCGGTTGCGCCATTATGTGCGTGTTCCCTATAAAGAAATTCCTCTGACGCGCCGAAATATATTGCATCGAGATGGGCATACTTGTCAATACTGTGGCTACACAGGTGAGGAGTTGACCCTAGATCATGTAATGCCGCGATCGCGTGGAGGAGGTGACACCTGGGAAAACATCGTTACTGCCTGTGTACGCTGCAACGTCAAAAAAGGCTGTCGTACACCTCAAGAAGCCCGGATGCCTTTGCGCCATCCACCCCGTCAACCATACAGTAGCCTCTATTTTGAGGTGACAAAACATCTCAAGAGTGGACTTCATCAGGAGTGGCAAAAATATGTTATAGGACTTTGA
- a CDS encoding RNA-guided endonuclease InsQ/TnpB family protein, producing MLLSIKTKLKLNKTQEILMAKHAGIARFTYNWGLATWAWLYKDGLKPNKYILKKFFNNHVKPELAWIKEKGICQKITQYAFDSLGEAFQRFFKGQSQYPNFKKKGKNDSFTIDAGGKPIPVGGTSIKLPTIGWVKTYEGLPHTTCKSIIISRTADSWYIAFSYEQECQPTIKNHAVVGVDLGVKELATLSTGVIFPNPKHYKQNLAKLQRLSKVYCRKAKGSNNKHKAKIKLARHHARIANLRKDTLHKLTTYLCKNHAKIVVEDLNVSGMLSNHKLAQAIADCGFHEFKRQLEYKAKKFGCEIIIADRFYPSSKTCSHCGHRKDSLSLSERIYHCENCSFEMDRDLNAAINLSRLAKA from the coding sequence ATGCTTTTATCTATCAAAACAAAACTCAAGTTAAACAAAACCCAGGAAATATTGATGGCTAAACACGCTGGTATAGCAAGGTTTACCTATAATTGGGGTTTAGCGACTTGGGCTTGGTTGTACAAAGATGGATTAAAGCCAAACAAATACATCCTCAAGAAATTCTTTAATAATCATGTAAAACCTGAATTGGCATGGATTAAAGAAAAGGGTATTTGCCAGAAAATCACTCAATACGCTTTTGATAGTTTAGGTGAAGCTTTTCAAAGATTCTTTAAAGGACAGTCTCAATATCCTAACTTCAAAAAGAAAGGAAAAAATGATAGTTTTACAATTGATGCAGGTGGTAAACCAATTCCTGTAGGTGGTACATCAATAAAACTACCGACAATTGGATGGGTAAAAACTTATGAAGGATTACCTCACACCACCTGTAAAAGTATTATTATTTCCAGGACTGCTGATAGTTGGTATATAGCCTTTTCTTATGAACAAGAATGTCAACCAACTATCAAAAACCATGCTGTTGTTGGTGTTGATTTAGGAGTCAAGGAACTAGCTACACTAAGCACTGGTGTTATATTTCCTAATCCTAAACACTATAAACAGAATCTAGCTAAACTACAAAGATTATCCAAAGTCTATTGTAGAAAAGCTAAAGGTTCAAACAATAAGCATAAAGCTAAAATTAAACTGGCTAGACATCATGCAAGAATAGCAAACCTGAGAAAAGATACTCTTCATAAACTTACTACTTACTTATGCAAAAACCACGCCAAGATAGTAGTAGAAGATTTGAATGTTTCAGGGATGTTATCAAACCATAAATTAGCCCAAGCAATAGCTGATTGTGGGTTTCATGAGTTTAAGCGTCAGCTAGAATATAAAGCTAAAAAGTTTGGTTGTGAAATTATAATTGCTGATAGATTTTATCCATCAAGTAAAACCTGTTCTCACTGTGGACATAGAAAAGATAGTCTTTCTTTATCTGAAAGAATTTATCACTGCGAGAACTGTAGTTTTGAGATGGATAGGGATCTGAATGCTGCAATTAATTTATCGCGTTTGGCTAAAGCGTGA
- a CDS encoding DHH family phosphoesterase, with product MYLNSPVTQFEGFSLTTEPNGEEVEIERDALELPPLTRPSLPAANGAAANGDGGIYLAQRGNSLAIQKSEELQKTLLNHRHERHLVILQDFPDPDALSCAWAYQLIAQQYDIKCEIIYAGTLSHQENIALVKLTTLPAQRWTMQTLKSKDLLSYQGFVLIDNQGTTSQLLAAVQQAGLPLVVLVDHHSLQGELKAEFTDVRPYVRATATIFTQYLQSGLLTLDSSLSQHVKCATALMHGLRSDTNRLMQAQEEDFMAAAYLSRFYDAQLLNAILQANRSKRVMDVIERSLKNRIVQNNFSIAGVGYLRYDDRDAIPQAADFLVTEENVHTAVVYGIVHDEDDELEVVIGSLRTTKLTLDPDEFIKEAFGQDSTGRFFGGGRTGAGGFEIPMGFLSGGNENSAYAKMKWEVFDSQIKQKLLKLVNPKDNPIQS from the coding sequence ATGTACTTGAATTCTCCCGTTACTCAATTTGAGGGCTTTTCATTGACCACAGAGCCGAATGGGGAGGAAGTAGAAATAGAGAGAGATGCTCTTGAACTTCCACCACTTACCCGGCCTTCCTTGCCAGCAGCAAATGGGGCAGCAGCAAATGGTGATGGAGGTATCTATTTAGCTCAACGTGGCAATTCCCTTGCTATTCAGAAGTCAGAAGAGTTACAAAAAACCCTGCTCAACCATAGACATGAGCGCCATCTGGTAATTCTACAAGATTTTCCTGATCCTGATGCTCTTTCTTGTGCTTGGGCTTACCAGCTAATTGCCCAACAATACGATATCAAATGTGAAATCATTTATGCTGGGACTCTCAGCCATCAAGAGAATATTGCTTTAGTTAAGCTAACTACTTTACCTGCTCAACGCTGGACAATGCAAACCCTGAAAAGTAAAGATTTGTTATCTTATCAAGGGTTTGTGTTGATTGATAATCAGGGAACTACATCTCAATTACTAGCAGCAGTACAACAGGCCGGACTTCCCCTAGTAGTGCTGGTTGATCATCATAGCTTGCAAGGAGAACTCAAAGCAGAGTTTACCGATGTTCGTCCTTATGTACGAGCAACTGCCACAATCTTTACACAGTATTTACAATCGGGTTTACTCACATTAGATAGCAGTCTTAGCCAGCACGTAAAATGTGCAACTGCTCTAATGCATGGTTTGCGCTCAGATACCAATCGGTTAATGCAAGCGCAGGAAGAAGATTTTATGGCTGCTGCCTATCTGAGCAGGTTTTATGATGCTCAGTTGCTCAATGCCATTTTACAAGCAAATCGTTCTAAGCGTGTAATGGATGTGATCGAGCGATCGCTCAAAAATCGCATTGTCCAAAATAACTTTTCCATAGCTGGTGTGGGTTATTTACGCTACGACGACAGAGATGCCATACCCCAAGCGGCTGATTTTCTGGTAACAGAAGAAAACGTGCATACTGCGGTAGTATACGGCATAGTTCACGATGAAGATGACGAACTAGAAGTAGTCATAGGTTCTCTGAGAACCACAAAACTTACCTTAGATCCTGACGAATTTATCAAAGAAGCCTTTGGACAAGATAGCACAGGGCGGTTTTTTGGTGGTGGACGCACTGGTGCTGGTGGCTTTGAGATTCCGATGGGATTCTTATCAGGCGGTAACGAAAATTCTGCTTATGCGAAAATGAAATGGGAAGTTTTTGATTCTCAAATTAAGCAGAAATTATTGAAATTGGTAAATCCTAAAGATAACCCAATTCAGTCTTAG